GAcagaaaaggggaaacacaaaagtgacagcgacagccgtgacactCACCTGCAAAGGTTAAATGATGGGACCTCCTAATGTTATAGTAGAATCTGTACTTTTAGCTGATGTGGTTTTATTTAGTATCTTTTGGACCTCTAACTATCTGGCTGACTAAAACAgatctacacaaacacaaagtgctGCTGGTTTCTATGAGAGTTTAGTTAAACAGCTTCTATCCATATATTTGATTTGCAGTTTGACTTCATTTCAACCAGGCTTCACTGAGACAAAaccctttttctttctcttcacaGATACTTGTGATGAATGTCTTGAGAGGACACAGCCTCCCATGTCATCGAGGAGAGTATGAGATAGGGGAGGAATGCTGCCCTGTTTGTCTTGCTGGTAAGATCCAACTGAATGTTAAAGGGATATTTCACTTAAAATATGGAGTCTTTTTCGTTTACTGCCAGATACCAACAATAATTCATGTATCTGCGAGTTTTATTTCTTCAGTGTGACTCTGTAGCAGACAGCAGTTCACTTTGCAAAGCTCACAACATGAGCTTTACCCTCCAAGATTTAACTTTTTCATTCAATAGAAACATTATATTACATGAaattgaattgttcttttgttttcaaCAGGAAGTCGAGTTAAAACAGATTGTACAGAGTTCACAAGTACTTCCTGTCTGCCCTGCACTGAGGGAACCTTCATGAATCAGCCGACTGGACGTAGACAATGTTACCCCTGTTCAACCTGTGTTGCAGGTAGGCTTCTGGGAATAATTCCAAATCATTGTGTTGTGGAAATTGTatcttgctggtgagggattgagcaaataattgagtaacaaTCAACCATTgcctttgaagaatttattaataaaaaagaataaacagaaacatactaaaacacatatacagctggtccagagaccgcttcgggcgtctggccccgcGCAAAGGTTTGCATAATCAGAAACAAAGACCTTGTGTGTTATGAAATACTCTGAAATACTAAGTGAAGAAATGTTGTGTGTCGCAAAAGGATCATTTCATGAGTAAGCTACAAGACATTCAACATCATTTATTTTGCAGTCGATGTATTAGGCTGTTAATTTCAGCTGTATTTTCCTCTGTGCATGTTGCTCTAGTAGATTAAAAGTGTAGTATCTCCATATGTAACCTCTATATGTGCTGACAGGTTCTGGTTTGAAGATAAAGACGTCATGTACAACAACATCAGATGCAGTTTGTGAACCACTGGAGGGATTCTATTGTCTGGACTCTACAGAGGACAGCTGTATGACAGCGCAGAGACACACAAGCTGTCAACCAGGACAATACATCAGCCAGAAAGGTTGGTTTCCTTGTGCTGACTTTAAGCTTCTAACTGTAGTTTAAGTTTTAAATGAACCAAGGTTTTGAGAAACGGAACTTAATGACAACTTCCTCATTAAAGCTGTAAGTGGTTATTTCTGACCACAAGATAGCAGAACAGAAGCTCCACCATAAATCTGCAGAAACTGTTCAGACCAGTTGAGTGATTCAGTCAGCCTGAAGCCGTTAAGGGAACTTTCGGATGATCAATCAATTACTTAAAGATTAACTAGGAAAATGTGAATTCTAAAATTTACATGGACAACATTAGTTTAAGAGTTAACAAAGCAGAAGAATTCTCTCTGTCAGGATCATTTGTTTGGGGAAAAAACTTGTTTTCATGTGATTACAACTGTTACCCAGAGAAGTGGATGTTACACTGGCCAGaagagaaaagtttaaaagtggaatttatataatttcttgaCAGTTGTCAACTGACATCAACATATTAGTagttttatccatccatccttccatccattgttaaacgcttatcctgcgtacagggtcgtggggggctggagccaatcccagctgacat
The Micropterus dolomieu isolate WLL.071019.BEF.003 ecotype Adirondacks unplaced genomic scaffold, ASM2129224v1 contig_8756, whole genome shotgun sequence genome window above contains:
- the LOC123965148 gene encoding tumor necrosis factor receptor superfamily member 14-like, whose product is MNVLRGHSLPCHRGEYEIGEECCPVCLAGSRVKTDCTEFTSTSCLPCTEGTFMNQPTGRRQCYPCSTCVAGSGLKIKTSCTTTSDAVCEPLEGFYCLDSTEDSCMTAQRHTSCQPGQYISQKGTA